One window of Cygnus atratus isolate AKBS03 ecotype Queensland, Australia chromosome 17, CAtr_DNAZoo_HiC_assembly, whole genome shotgun sequence genomic DNA carries:
- the RANBP1 gene encoding ran-specific GTPase-activating protein isoform X1, producing MADTKETHEEHDTSTENADDSNHDPQFEPIVSLPEQEIKTLEEDEEELFKMRAKLFRFASENDLPEWKERGTGDVKLLKHKEKGTIRLLMRRDKTLKICANHYITPLMELKPNAGSDRAWVWNTHADFADESPKPELLAIRFLNAENAQKFKAKFEECRNEVDKRAKKAGTDKNDSADKVAEKLEELSVKEESKEAEKKETKEKNEEKQ from the exons ATGGCGGACACCAAG GAAACACATGAGGAGCACGATACTTCTACTGAAAATGCAGATGATTCTAACCATGATCCTCAGTTTGAGCCTATAGTTTCCCTTCCtgagcaagaaataaaaactctggaagaggatgaggaagagCTCTTTAAGAT GCGAGCAAAACTTTTCCGATTTGCGTCTGAGAATGACCTACCAGAATGGAAAGAACGAGGAACTGGTGATGTAAAACTCCTGAAACACAAGGAGAAGGGAACAATTCGCCTCCTCATGAGGAGGGATAAAACCCTAAAAATCTGTGCAAACCATTACA TCACACCCTTAATGGAGCTGAAGCCTAATGCTGGAAGCGACAGGGCATGGGTCTGGAACACACATGCTGACTTTGCAGATGAAAGCCCCAAGCCTGAACTTCTGGCAATCCGTTTTTTAAATGCGGAAA ATGCGCAGAAATTCAAGGCCAAGTTTGAAGAATGCAGGAATGAAGTAGACAAGAGAGCAAAGAAAG CAGGCACAGACAAAAATGATAGCGCTGACAAAGTTGCTGAAAAACTAGAAGAGCTTTCTGTAAAGGAAGAGAGCaaagaagctgagaagaaagagaccaaggaaaaaaatgaagaaaagcaataa
- the RANBP1 gene encoding ran-specific GTPase-activating protein isoform X2: MADTKETHEEHDTSTENADDSNHDPQFEPIVSLPEQEIKTLEEDEEELFKMRAKLFRFASENDLPEWKERGTGDVKLLKHKEKGTIRLLMRRDKTLKICANHYITPLMELKPNAGSDRAWVWNTHADFADESPKPELLAIRFLNAENAQKFKAKFEECRNEVDKRAKKGTDKNDSADKVAEKLEELSVKEESKEAEKKETKEKNEEKQ; the protein is encoded by the exons ATGGCGGACACCAAG GAAACACATGAGGAGCACGATACTTCTACTGAAAATGCAGATGATTCTAACCATGATCCTCAGTTTGAGCCTATAGTTTCCCTTCCtgagcaagaaataaaaactctggaagaggatgaggaagagCTCTTTAAGAT GCGAGCAAAACTTTTCCGATTTGCGTCTGAGAATGACCTACCAGAATGGAAAGAACGAGGAACTGGTGATGTAAAACTCCTGAAACACAAGGAGAAGGGAACAATTCGCCTCCTCATGAGGAGGGATAAAACCCTAAAAATCTGTGCAAACCATTACA TCACACCCTTAATGGAGCTGAAGCCTAATGCTGGAAGCGACAGGGCATGGGTCTGGAACACACATGCTGACTTTGCAGATGAAAGCCCCAAGCCTGAACTTCTGGCAATCCGTTTTTTAAATGCGGAAA ATGCGCAGAAATTCAAGGCCAAGTTTGAAGAATGCAGGAATGAAGTAGACAAGAGAGCAAAGAAAG GCACAGACAAAAATGATAGCGCTGACAAAGTTGCTGAAAAACTAGAAGAGCTTTCTGTAAAGGAAGAGAGCaaagaagctgagaagaaagagaccaaggaaaaaaatgaagaaaagcaataa